In Bacteroidia bacterium, a genomic segment contains:
- a CDS encoding M48 family metallopeptidase, with product MSRKILHDLLTYEYEHPFDRESLDRLERTRGLDLLTQKILDYGFEKYLLIKHTGGNIRVTGKNIPELHNLLKEACRIVEMPNVPELYIEREDKITAFTSGEKRQIIAISSGAIESLTDDEILFLFGRELGHIRSNHVLYRMIAESLRVVTQLISDVTLGVGNLLSMPLQMALMHWYRMSEFTADRAGLLTCQNPEVAASALIKTAGLPEKYQGRVSTEDLRLQAADFDGIPENTFDKLIRFAAGYENPEPFTIIRASQLFQWIDAGEYQRIMNREVVAKALKNKGLCPACDTPYSADENFCHKCGTRLASATQSVEN from the coding sequence ATGTCCCGCAAAATCCTCCATGACCTCCTGACGTATGAATACGAACATCCATTTGACAGAGAATCCCTGGACCGACTGGAGCGCACACGGGGACTGGATCTATTGACTCAGAAGATTCTGGATTATGGATTTGAAAAATATCTGTTGATTAAACATACCGGAGGCAATATCCGGGTAACTGGAAAAAATATCCCTGAGCTGCACAATTTGCTCAAAGAAGCCTGTCGCATAGTCGAAATGCCCAATGTGCCGGAATTGTATATCGAACGGGAGGATAAAATCACCGCTTTCACCAGCGGGGAAAAAAGGCAGATTATCGCCATCAGCAGTGGCGCCATCGAGTCGCTGACTGACGATGAAATTCTTTTTCTTTTTGGACGCGAACTGGGCCATATTCGCAGCAACCACGTCCTGTACCGAATGATCGCCGAATCGCTCCGTGTGGTAACCCAACTCATCAGCGATGTTACCCTGGGTGTAGGCAACCTGCTCTCCATGCCACTTCAGATGGCCCTGATGCACTGGTACCGGATGTCGGAGTTTACCGCAGACCGGGCCGGACTCCTCACCTGTCAAAATCCTGAAGTTGCCGCAAGTGCACTCATCAAAACCGCCGGTTTACCGGAAAAGTATCAGGGCAGAGTTTCTACCGAAGATCTGCGCTTGCAGGCTGCCGATTTTGACGGAATACCCGAAAATACTTTCGACAAGCTGATTCGCTTTGCCGCCGGGTACGAAAACCCTGAGCCATTTACCATTATCCGCGCTTCTCAATTGTTTCAATGGATTGATGCGGGCGAATATCAGCGGATTATGAACCGCGAAGTCGTAGCAAAAGCGCTAAAAAACAAAGGTCTTTGTCCGGCGTGTGATACGCCTTATTCCGCTGATGAAAATTTTTGCCATAAGTGTGGTACTAGGCTAGCGAGCGCAACACAATCCGTAGAAAATTAG
- a CDS encoding PspC domain-containing protein, which produces MRRIDPISKKKGSFLANLKLPFKIPAPNPNAKLKKKRGSLTGVCAGLGEYFGVEPIIFRLIFIVTSFFSGIGLLAYLGLSIFLPMEGEDNQATDGRFRLNKRPNIFDDGINYRKFEADESPEESLAVCPKCDTVSKPNARFCHKCGERL; this is translated from the coding sequence ATGAGACGAATTGACCCTATCTCCAAGAAAAAAGGTTCATTCCTGGCAAATCTCAAATTGCCATTCAAAATCCCCGCACCCAACCCAAACGCTAAACTCAAAAAAAAACGCGGCAGCTTGACGGGGGTTTGTGCAGGCCTGGGCGAATACTTTGGGGTGGAACCCATTATCTTCAGACTGATTTTTATTGTGACTAGTTTCTTTTCGGGGATTGGTCTGCTGGCATATCTGGGTTTGTCGATTTTCCTTCCTATGGAAGGAGAAGACAATCAGGCTACCGATGGCAGGTTTCGTCTCAATAAACGCCCGAATATATTTGACGATGGGATCAATTACCGTAAATTCGAGGCAGATGAATCGCCGGAAGAATCACTGGCCGTATGTCCCAAATGTGATACCGTCAGCAAACCCAACGCACGCTTCTGCCATAAGTGCGGAGAGCGTTTGTAA